A window of Rhododendron vialii isolate Sample 1 chromosome 11a, ASM3025357v1 genomic DNA:
TATAAATAGTAATATCTGGttacaatattttttgataCACGTCAACAACTTCTACACATTTAACAGTTCAAATcaccatgaaaaaaaattcagctaATCAGGTCCAGAGAGTGtataagtcaaaaaagaaagaaagactaAAATACCATCCCATGGTATAAGGGCATCCACATCTCTCTTTATTCTCCTctttaaactaaattaaagagccaaattaagaaaaaacatCCAAAACCCCCTTTATTAGtctctcttccttcctctctctactttgaagaaattttaGTTTTGCTACAGTAGCTCGTTTGGATAGACGAGCTACTGTTTACTTGCCTCTAATTTTtatattgtttctctctctttctctcttgtaATTGTTGTGTACCAGCGCCAGCGGTTAGAGACAAGGGCGGTCAGAGACAAGGGAGACtgggagagttttttttttttttatatcagaAGGAAGAGTTAAATGGAGTATTTAATTGAGGTGGatttgattatttattgagagaagagtgagagtaaagagtctgatgcaaTAGTTATTTTAAAAGTAGATAGCTATAGTAATAAAGTGACATTTTAAAgtgtaaattggtccaaaatgtAAAAAGTCCTGTGCGGATGCTCTAACTAGGTGTCAGGTGACATGCTTCTGTAAATCCATCacgaaaaagaggaaaaaacatCCACCACCAACCGGTAAAATATGTTGGAAGCAATCCGAGTTGTCTAGATTCGCTGGTGATCCATCATCATCCATGACTCATCAACTAACACATGCACTACCCTTTTAGTAACTCTAAAACCTCAGAAAAATTGTCAGATAATACCCATTTCTAATCCATGATTGGCAGTTTCATTGGACATACCATGCCGTACATCAGATTAAAATAATCCTAGTCCTGGTTTTGAAGTTTCCACGAAACTGCACTACATGTTGAACGCcttgagtagttttttattgttttgttttccttcttgttCCATCTGGAGGTAGTATTTCTCAGGCGTTTTCTAATTGGGCTTTAATTACGAATCTATCTATATCTGGGTGTTAAAAGCTTGGAACGACCGTCCTTGGATCAGAAACATCCTTTTCTGAGTTCTTTCTGGGGTTTGATTTCTTGTTCTGATTTGGGTCTTCTTTGTTGGCTTGCCGTTCCTCAAGGGTCCTGGTTGAGGTAAGCGCTGACGCTTTCTTCTTTGTTGGTTAATTTATCTTTTGGTTGATTATGGGTTCTGTTTGATTTTTAAGAGTAATActcagttgttttttttttggtttttgtttggggggggggggggggggggggggggggggtaaaaCCCCTGGTGGGTTTTGGTTTGGGATTTGATTTGATGCTAAAAACGTGGAATTATAATGttaatttttcaggttagtGTGGTGGATTGGAAAATCTTGGTGGGGTTTAAGGGGGTTGTTGCTGTTTGGTGGATTGATAAGAAGGGATTTTATTGAGATGTGCAGAGTTGGTTCATTCCTGTTTTGATTTGTCAATTTGTTCATTATCGCCGTCTGTGATACGGGATTTGATTCGAGAGGGTTGGCAAGAGACTATTTTTGATGCTGAATTGGTGTGTTTCTGTTTGATAATTGAAGGATTTGGTTACATATTGAGATCTGCAGAGTTGGGTCAATCTTCTTGCGAATTGGTCCGGTTGGATTTGGTATCACCATTGCCATCTCTGGTACCGAAATTGATtccagagggttgaaaacagACTGTTTTGACGCTTGAAATTGAAACTTCTTGAAAATTGAATGTGAGTGTTATAGTTGGGCTCAGTTCTGTTGTATAGAATCTTCTTATCCTCGTTGTGGTTATTCTGATCAGTGACTAAAAAATAGACTCGGGAATTATGGCATTGCCTCTGGAAGAACTAAACCTTGATGGAGAAGTAGAGGGAGAGGAAATGTTGACAGAACGCGCACCTCTAAAGGAGAGTCGGCTTTATAGGACTAGTTTCCCGGGTGCTGTGAGAAAAAGAGCCTATATTTTCGATGGGGAAGGGAATTACTATAACAAGGATTGGGATCTTGTAGAGGGTAGAGGGAATGAATTTTGTTGGTACCATGTGGAACTTCCCAAAGGCAATCAAAAACTTTCTCAATCCGCTCAATACCTCATTGATGTTCTTTGCCCTCCCCTAAAACTCCAAGACATCCTCTCTCTGGTCAGCAACGGACCCTTTTGTGGGCATGTAGATGGTGCCCTTGTGTTTAGGGTTAACTCACCGGGTACTGCCTCGGGCAAATTTACATTCAGAATCGCTGCAAGAGTTACTGAGAATTCAGTGATTACAGTCTCTTTGGGCCGTGTCCCAAGATTGGGCTTCTCGCCTGTTGGTGAGTCTCTTCTTTCAGAGATTCCAAGTGTGGAGAGTCCAAATCATGTGAGAGGAGAGAAGGAAAAGGGTGGGATTGTGATTGGGGAGCATGttcttgaatttttgttgaCTATGAATCATTCTGAGGAAGCGGATAATCCTGTGCCGAAATCTGTTGCGAAACTCGTCATTCATATTATTGACACACATGTAGATCATATCCAAGATATCGTGACCAAACTTGAGATTGACCTGGATGGGGTGGAGTTTGAATTGGATAGAGGTAAGCTTAATTAATGCAAACTTTAGGTTTCTGTATGcgcaagtacttattttccattTCATATATGTTCTTTTTGAGTACTGATAAATTTTATGAAGCATGCTGTGAGTTTCTATTCGATAGTCGCTATTAAAGATGTGAGACACTAGCTTTCATGGCGCATGATGTCCTTTCGATCTAGAACTACTTAATAAGATGCCCTCGATATTGTATTATGGCATGCCTAGGGTTGGACTTGGTTTTGTCATTACTACCTCAATTTTGGTAGCTATAATATACCCATTCCAGATTTCCATCTTGATATTGTAGATTGTATTTATTATTTAACAAGTTTCTCATGATAGTTAATTAGAAGGCCACCCCTTATGGTACAACATTTGCGACTGAACGAAACCTTGATGGACTGCTTCTCATGTTTCTTATAAGCTCTTTTGGATTGGAAAACTTCCACTCACAGAATTCATTTGTTACAATAATTTCCTGAGGAGTCAGATACTACTGTCCGGCTTTGACGAATGGTATCAGATCTTGGCACGTAAGAAAAGTCATGTTTCATTAAAGCAGTGTAGCGGAAGTAAGGGTGAAATGAATGAATCGTTTTACTAGAAAAGATGAAATTAAAGAGCAGCCATTATTAACAAGTCAGAAGTGGCACAAATTGTAGGGCAAAACTAGAAGAGAAAAGCCATTTGAGTGGTGTGGAGAAATTTGATCCGCGGGGAGGGTGTTAAAGAACTAAAGGAAGGTGAGAACGTGGGAGGAGGTGAAAAGAAGTGACACAACTTAGGATACGACTTTGGATAGATACAGTTCAAGAAATGGTGAATGCGGCAGGCGTTAAGTAATTAGGACAAAGGCTTGTTGAGTCGAGTTGGATAACTTTGTCTTTGCACAATCATGATGACGCTGCCACCATCAATACTGGTGCTATAAACTGTTGTTCGATCAGCATCACTATAAGATGTTTTACGTAAATATCAAGAtagagatcaagttttggagaatttgaaaattttgagacTGTTGTTGAAATGCCTTCTTGACAGATTCATACATTAACAAGGCCACACTGATCATACATTTTAATATTGACTTGAGTAGATAACGTAGATCTTTCCTTAATTAGTACAGTAACTTTAACGACCAGGAGTGTGTGCTTTCTAGCTCCTCCCATTTAATATGATCTATTGAGAGATCCAGTCCTTCACCCAAAAGCCTGAATGATTTCATAGTTCGTTTTTTCTGTCACTTCATCGTATAAGTCTATTTCTTATTTACGTCTTCTAATGTCAAGACAAGATTCGTTCCTTTAAAGGAGGATCTAATAAAGTACTGTTagatttcagtttttttttctttttaatcaatgATGATCTCATTCGCCTCTGATGTGGGAGGTGCAATAGTTAATGACAATAATTGACATCCTAAGATCATATGCATTAGCTTCAGATTTGGCTTTAACTGGTAAAATCGTTAAAAAGGAAACGGTGTGGTTAGATTGAAAAGAAGTTGCTTCCACATTCTGTTATTTTATTTCTCAACTTGAACTCCTATTCCTCTTTTTTTGGATGTGCATTATTTTTTATGCGTTGTTtgattgcaccattttgttgggATCATTGCAggtggttttgctttgaaaaagCAAATGCTAGATGACAGAAGATTTCCTAAAATGCATCTTGACTTACAGCGCCTCTTGCAGGTAATGTCCATCCTCTATGGCATGGCATGAGTGGAGAAACATAAAGACATAACTTCAGTACATACTCACGAAACATATGGCTGTGGTAGTTTATTCATGGCTTGCAAAACGGGTCATGTTTCCTATTCCTTTTCATCCAAAGAGTTGTGATCAATGAGCTTCTCATAATTCTCTGATGTGACCTCTTGTCATGTGATTATCCCTTATATAGGTCAaagaattttgaaataaaagcaCACAGCTACACGTTCTTGTGGATTTTACCCATTGTAATCCGACGTGGATGCAGGTTATTGCACATGGGGAGCAAGTATTTCCACGAGTCAAGGAGAAGTGCGCTTCAAAACACTGGTTTGCCCATGAAGACATCAGTTCACTTGAGGAGTTAATCAGTCGCCTCAGGAGGCTAAAGGAGAATGTTGGATTCATAGCCAATCGAGTCACAGCAATTCAAGCTGGTCTAGACAGCTGGCAGGCCGAGCAAATAAATAGAAAGCTATACTATCTCTCGTTCCTTTCGATCATATTCCTCCCTCTATCTGTAGTGACTGGAGGTTTAAGATCTTTCTTCGACCCTATGCTCTCTTTTTTAATACTATTCTGTGTAAAATTTGACTTGTTTATCTAGAATTGAAAAAGTAGGGTGCCAACACATTTGGTAGATGTTAAGTTTACATATCAAATAGACATCTTTTAAAAAGATTACAAATATCTTTTTATCCCAAGGATAAGCAATTGCGTAATGTTAGTATCATGAAGAGAAGGGCGGCGCGCCTCTCCGCTCATGGGGGTGGGTGAGGTTGCGTACATCCAACAACATCCAACCTTCTCCAGACCGTGCAGTGGCTAGCCCATTGGTGTTATGTAGATATAACAACTacttttgctaaataaatatcaTTGAACTAAGATTTTTGGGCGTTGGCTGAATGGTTTAAAAAATCCCATTTTGACATCCTAATGTGTCCCAAACATGCTCCTAGCATGTTGTCAGCATGTCTAAGTAAAATAATTGTACGTAAGGATTAGACACACTTTTAGGCGTGCCCAACATGTGTCTGTGTCCGACACTAGTCAGACACCTATGCGCAAGGCTAGTAGACATCTCCGTGCTTCTTATCTTTCTAGAGAGGGAGAACCATTCAAAGtgaatcactttttttttttgctttctttaaACAGTGTTTGGGATGAACGTAGGAGGAGTTCCTTGGACGGAGCAAAGAGATCCGAAGCTGAAGGATGGTTTCCGCAATGTCATCTTTCTATGTTTTGCAATGCtgctttttgttcttttgtgcTTCATTGTCCCAGCTATTTATACACGTGTAGCTGCTTGGCGGAGGAAAAGAGAGATAAGGAAAAGCTGGTCTCTCAACAGGAAGCCGTTCCTCAGGAAAAGCCTAGGAAGCGAAGAAAGAGGAGGTTACCTTCGGCTTTGAGGGTACATGCTCTGCTCTTAAATTTTTCTATTATGTGGAATACTTGCTTTGGTTCCTGCTTAATCATGTTGTGTTTTCTTACTTCAGGACTGATGTTTTCTTACTTCACGACTGATGTTCATTGTCTTTACTTCATTTGGTTTGATTCAAGATGCACTTTTCCCAGACTCAGATCATCAATTTTGCTTAACCTTTCACTAGAGATGTGAATCAATAGTGAGCACTTTCTCTCATTAGGTCTGGTGAAGAGATGGAACTGCATAGTGGAAGCTCAGCATCTTGCAtggttagattttttttgtccttttcccctttcttgaattcattgtttttttgtacatgttttttgtattttcatcTTACAAAATGCGAACATGAAGATTTGTACAATGATTCATTTTTGCACAAATTTCTTACAACAGGCATTCTTTGACTCTGAgcctttttttccttgtaattcAGTTGCGCTACGATTTCGAATATTCTTAAATGGTTACAACTGCAAATGGTCGTCCAGTTTTAACTGCTAAAAACTCTCTCCAACCTCggggaaaaaaagaatcaaTGCAGCCAAACTGGTGTCATGTACAATTTCCACTACGTATTTGTATATCTCTTGCAGTACGGAAGTATTTTCCCCCGAACATGCAGAATCCTTGCagaaattttgaagaaactaATACATAGTGAAAAACGATAAAATTTCGTTATACaaattggattttggaaaaTGGAATGCAAATTCAGCTGAGTTAGTGAGAAATCAGTTTTGGAAAGGTCCACCTTATTGAATGAAAACTTTTCTTCATTAGCACCATGCCTAGAATACCATATCGATGAAGTTCAGGTAGCTTGGATTCAACATGCTCATGGATCCAGGCTTTGGCCATGGCCATGGCCATGTGCAGTGGTAGATGTGGATTGGATATTAGCAGATCTAGCATAATTCAGTCAGAATTCACAAAGCTTGAGTTTGTGCAACCGATGGTGGAGATTCATAAATTGAGTTGCTATCACAGAAATGAATAAGACATGGAGTTATTAGGAAACGTTGGACTATCGTCGCGCAATTCGTAACTCAAATGTGATTGATTAGTGCAGGGAGATTTTATCACTTCAGCGGGTGATCTTTTATCAAGGTGATCTTTTGTCAAAGAAATACAACAATGATTAATGTTCTGTTGAtctattagagcatccgcagtagaataagcaaatgtatcaatttagaggttgctaaagttagcaatgtcaaatctcatattggttattttttgtccataaCAAAACCAATAGGCCcttcaaactttttcccttaatttcacacatattttttgaaaaaacagtttttaaacagtttttgaagaaaaggatacagttgtgtaaaaaaaacaaattttcaaaaacacactctgttcacttaaaaattgtaaatacagttttgagaaattttaaaagaacaGTATTTACACTaacagttttgaaaatttaagaactataaatagagtttttaaaaaatagattttgagtaaaaaaagaattttgaaatctcaaaaaccatttaccaaaaaaagtttttaaaaaacagttttgtgtaaaagagttttgaaaacagttttgaaatttcaaaaacagttttttttaaaacacactttatttacttacaatttttgaaaaaaagtcttttgtaaaaaaaaaagtttctgaaaaaaaagggaaaaaaatctgaaaatacagtttttaaaaattactttttgaaaacattgttgacagagagaaaaaagggaagaatgaaggccttgttcgtttgcGAGTTTTGAGTATTTTAGTTTGGGTAGtgggtggaaagagaaataaggtaatgattgaagatagaggtaatgagtagagagagaaatgaaagtaataattgaaaaaatagggtaatgattggagaaagatatagaataatgattagaaaacaaagtTAAGTATATAAACGAACAAAGccaaggtttttgtgtaatgatggtataCTTAATTGAGAGAGAAGATTTGGTTATTTGCAAAAGGttgctagctttgattattcaaagaccaaaatttgatgagttgctaaaaggttgctaaatttgattattccaatataagcacttttttgagcaaacattgttaaccttagcaacattttgattttgattattccactctGGATGCTCTTAGTAAGTAGCAATTAACACTTATGGAAGTTTGCgtaccattaaaaaaaaaggggtgatGAAAACTCGACTTAAAATCGATGCAATGAAAAATTACAACTTCCCTTATCTTGACGCAAGAAAAACTTTTAATTCCATGTACACTTCTTTACGCGAAAGAATTGTCTAAACAAATAAGGCATTGATTCACATAGTTGAACGATGGCATTGCGAAGAATTGAAATCAATATTGACACGACACAGATTTCTGGCTATAT
This region includes:
- the LOC131307227 gene encoding uncharacterized protein LOC131307227; translation: MALPLEELNLDGEVEGEEMLTERAPLKESRLYRTSFPGAVRKRAYIFDGEGNYYNKDWDLVEGRGNEFCWYHVELPKGNQKLSQSAQYLIDVLCPPLKLQDILSLVSNGPFCGHVDGALVFRVNSPGTASGKFTFRIAARVTENSVITVSLGRVPRLGFSPVGESLLSEIPSVESPNHVRGEKEKGGIVIGEHVLEFLLTMNHSEEADNPVPKSVAKLVIHIIDTHVDHIQDIVTKLEIDLDGVEFELDRGGFALKKQMLDDRRFPKMHLDLQRLLQVIAHGEQVFPRVKEKCASKHWFAHEDISSLEELISRLRRLKENVGFIANRVTAIQAGLDSWQAEQINRKLYYLSFLSIIFLPLSVVTGVFGMNVGGVPWTEQRDPKLKDGFRNVIFLCFAMLLFVLLCFIVPAIYTRVAAWRRKREIRKSWSLNRKPFLRKSLGSEERGGYLRL